In Sandaracinaceae bacterium, one DNA window encodes the following:
- a CDS encoding sulfotransferase, whose amino-acid sequence MKKVALVFRTIGERTSDLALDLAKENLQPDEVHVLSHCRPFTETVRRMVEIDYDADLVVAVDADSLIFEDMRPWLERNDQAYVDCYVHDRFRGRIHCGVHITRIDVIREMAKIEPPVHDEAYVLRPESRLRKLALNRLGYTKSFKSFRIFHDHFQWLHDVWSKYALRELRSRTREQRRKLDAALDAWGDSQVVELRVARAAVEWAQRALPEGTTPEELAQAIARLPELGAEQIAELGLTERAPLVREEVIQYAEEHERDWPRWNRRHPVFGLGLSRTGTRSLTAGLHVLGIDTVHYPIDDDTFRALASGDLDFQLLEAFDGITDITVSPYYAQLDRQHPDAKFVLTLRDEDAWLKSCQNHWTGRDAFAETETKAAETHMRIRRFLRAATYGTYEFHPERFRHVYRKHVDDVRRYFADKPGKLLELRITDGEGFEQLCPFLGRPIPDQPFPHKGGALSARLAAEVGDPDD is encoded by the coding sequence GGTCGAGATCGACTACGACGCCGATCTCGTCGTCGCGGTGGACGCGGACAGCCTCATCTTCGAGGACATGCGGCCGTGGCTCGAGAGGAACGACCAGGCCTACGTCGACTGCTACGTGCACGACCGGTTCCGCGGCCGCATCCACTGCGGCGTGCACATCACGCGGATCGACGTGATCCGTGAGATGGCGAAGATCGAGCCGCCCGTTCACGACGAGGCGTACGTGCTTCGTCCCGAGTCGCGCCTGCGCAAGCTCGCGCTCAACCGGCTCGGGTACACGAAGTCGTTCAAGAGCTTCCGCATCTTCCACGACCACTTTCAGTGGCTGCACGACGTGTGGTCCAAGTACGCGCTCCGCGAGCTGCGCAGTCGTACGCGTGAGCAGCGCCGCAAGCTCGACGCCGCCCTCGACGCCTGGGGCGACAGCCAGGTCGTGGAGCTGCGCGTGGCGCGGGCCGCAGTCGAGTGGGCGCAGCGCGCGCTTCCCGAGGGGACCACGCCGGAGGAGCTCGCGCAGGCGATCGCGAGGCTACCCGAGCTCGGCGCCGAGCAGATCGCGGAGCTCGGCCTGACCGAGCGCGCCCCCCTCGTGCGCGAAGAGGTCATCCAGTACGCCGAGGAGCACGAGCGCGACTGGCCGCGCTGGAACCGGCGCCACCCGGTGTTCGGGCTGGGCTTGAGCCGCACCGGCACGCGGAGCCTGACCGCGGGGCTGCACGTGCTGGGCATCGACACCGTCCATTATCCGATCGACGACGACACCTTCCGCGCGCTCGCGAGTGGCGACCTCGACTTCCAGCTGCTCGAGGCCTTCGACGGCATCACCGACATCACGGTCTCGCCGTACTACGCCCAGCTCGACCGCCAGCACCCGGACGCCAAGTTCGTCCTGACATTGCGAGACGAGGACGCCTGGCTGAAGAGCTGTCAAAACCACTGGACGGGCCGGGACGCCTTCGCCGAGACGGAAACCAAGGCCGCCGAGACGCACATGCGCATTCGGCGGTTCCTCCGCGCGGCGACCTACGGCACCTACGAGTTCCACCCCGAGCGCTTTCGTCACGTCTATCGCAAGCACGTCGACGACGTGCGGCGCTACTTCGCGGACAAGCCCGGCAAGCTGCTCGAGCTGCGCATCACCGATGGCGAGGGCTTCGAGCAGCTCTGCCCCTTCCTCGGGCGCCCCATCCCGGACCAGCCGTTCCCCCACAAGGGCGGCGCGCTCAGCGCCCGCCTCGCGGCCGAGGTCGGCGACCCGGACGATTGA